In the genome of Deltaproteobacteria bacterium, the window GCGCTTGGAGGTGGTGCGCCGTTCGGCAGACGCCAAAGGCTTTACCGTGTTGCCCCGCCGCTGGGTGGTGGAGCGGTCCTTCGGTTGGCTGGGGCGCTAGCGGCGCTTGTGTCGGGACTTCGAACATACCACCGTTTCCAGTGACGCTATGGTGTACTTGGCCAGTATCCGGCGCACGCTGCGGATGGTGACGACGGAAAATACGAATTAAAAAACACTTTCTAAGAGCGCGAGTGGGCCAAGCGCAAGTAACCGAAGTATGGCGAGTGAGTCATGGGCATCGAAGAGCTCACCGCGCCCAACTTTGGCAGCGATATAATGCACCCACGTCCAGAAACGATCCTCAACCCATTGCACCTCCGGCGTTGGATATCTCGCTTCAGAGCCGTTAAATGCTGCAGTCAACGCGCCATCTCGCTCCCACAAGATAACTGGATCTTCCACACGATGCGCTGCATCATCCACCGAGGCGAACTTTAAATCGACATGCAGCAGTGGTGGACCATACAGGCAAATCAACAGCCGTGGCTCGCCGACATGTTCTCCGGTAAAGGCCGTCAACAACGTACCGAGCGTCGCTGCGATTTGCTGGCGTTCGTGCATGACTTGCGACACAGCAGTCGGCCTTACTACGATCACCAGATCTAAGTCACTGTATTCATCCATCGCACCAGTAAGAAATGAGCCGCCCGCAGCAACGGCGACAATCCGTTCGTCGGCTTGCAGCCGGGGAAGCGCGCCTTTCAAGAATGTTCCATGCAATGCTGGAAGGTCGGCTTTCTGTTCTATGAGGTGCACGTATGACTGCGTCATATTGCTCACCGTTTCTCTCTATGAGGAACACACCAAGATTTGGGATTGTTCAGGACGATGGCAGGCACAGCCTGCCCTACCGCACGTTCAACGGGATGTGTAGGGCGGGCTGTGCCCGCCACTGCAGAACCACCACTCTGGCCATGCGTCAACCAATGCCGCCACCCTCGTGTAGCCTGCAGCACCTGGGTGCGCTCCATCACCATTGGTGACCTCTCGCATCCAGTCGTCGTCTGCCACCAGCGCATCAAACACCGGCAAGAACGGCACCTCTTCACTTTTCGCTACTTCAGCGAAAAGTGAAGAGAGGCGCCGCGTTCGCCCATTCTGCTCTGCATCAGCCATTGGTGGCGGGCCGATCATCACCACCGCATAGTGCTGTTTTGCCGTCTGGAGCATCGTACGGACATTCTCAACGCTGGTCGCTTCAGCAACGCGTGGTTGGCCATGCTCAAAGGTCGTGTCGTTAGCACCCAGCGCAAACACGACAAACGGCGTACACGTAC includes:
- a CDS encoding oxalate:formate antiporter; amino-acid sequence: MTQSYVHLIEQKADLPALHGTFLKGALPRLQADERIVAVAAGGSFLTGAMDEYSDLDLVIVVRPTAVSQVMHERQQIAATLGTLLTAFTGEHVGEPRLLICLYGPPLLHVDLKFASVDDAAHRVEDPVILWERDGALTAAFNGSEARYPTPEVQWVEDRFWTWVHYIAAKVGRGELFDAHDSLAILRLLALGPLALLESVF
- a CDS encoding lipase, whose product is MNNDDLRICFVGDSYVNGTCDPQYLGWTGRLAVAARRKGYNLTYYNLGVRRETSADIAKRWRQEVQARLPGTCTPFVVFALGANDTTFEHGQPRVAEATSVENVRTMLQTAKQHYAVVMIGPPPMADAEQNGRTRRLSSLFAEVAKSEEVPFLPVFDALVADDDWMREVTNGDGAHPGAAGYTRVAALVDAWPEWWFCSGGHSPPYTSR